Below is a genomic region from Candidatus Limnocylindrales bacterium.
TGCCGCGCAAGCCGTCGTTGGCGCCGAGCGCCAGTACGAGAACGTCCGGCTTCGTGCGCAGCTGCCACGTGAGGCGCGATACGGCGCTCGCCGACGTCGATCCGCTGACGCCGGCGTTGATCACCTGCACGTCCGGCCAGCCGCGCTTGCGCAGCGACTGCTCCAGCAGTGCAGGCCAGGCCTGCTCAGGAGAGAGGCTGTACCCTTCGGTCAGCGAATCGCCGAGACAGACGATGCGCGGCGAGCCCGCGCCCGCCGTGGCCTCGGCAGGTGCAGTCGCGCGGGCTATCGGAACCGCGATCGTCGCCGCGAATACGAATGCGGCAATTCGCCGGTGGAGCATGGCGCAGAGGCTACCAGCGACGCAAAGGGCACTCGACCCGAGGCTTTACACGCACGGCCGGACAGGCCCGATCACCGTGTCAGGTCTTCCGCTCCGTTGGCCGCGCCGCCGGCTGCGCTCTTCGCACCGTTGGCCGCGCCATGTGCCGCAGACCGCGTTCCGTTGGCCGCGCCGTGAACCGTCGACCGCGCGCCGGCAACAGGATGCCCGTGCACGGTGTGGTCGACGCCGTTGGCGGCCCCGTGAACGACGTGCTCGGTCGCATTCGCGGCGCCGTGCACGACGTGTTTCGTCCCTTCGGCCGCGCCATGCACGACGTCGCTGGTCGCATCGGCGGCCTTGTGAACGACGTTGTCACCCAGCGCAGCAACCGGGACGAGACTTCCCACCGCGATCGTGGCGGCAAAGACGAGTCGGGAAGCGATGCTCGATTGGGTTACCTTTTCTGCAGTTTCCATACGTCGAGCTTAGGCGCCTGATCCCGGGCGGCAAGGCGCCCGGACAATTTTGCGCCCGATGCGGGTCAACGTTCGCGACCCGATCGAAGCGAACAGCCTCATGCGATCGTGCTGGGACTCCATCCGGGTTTCTGCAATCGTCCGCGTTCATGAAGCGGCGATCGCAATCGGGGCACGAGCGTCGCCGCCGGCACTTCGGCCGCAGCTTTGTCGTACGCGCGTGCGTCGCGGCTCTCATCGCAAACGTTCTCGCCGCCATTCCCTCGATCGCGCAGGAAACTGACGTGCAGGACGCCGAGCTACGCAAGGCTGTCCTGGCGAGCCTTCCGAAAGATGCGGCGCGCAGGCAGTTCGGCGCGATCACGCTGGCCGCGCCCGGCAAGGCCGAAGTCATCGGCGAATACTGGAAAGGCTGCTACGCGGGCGGACAGCAGCTTCCGCCGTTCGGCGATCACTGGCAGGTGATGCGCCTTTATCGCAACCGGAACTGGGGAACGCCGATGCTGATCGACTTCCTCGAGAAATTTTCGGCGAAGGCTGCCGCCGCAACGGGATGGCCGGGCATCCTGATCGGAGACATGTCGCAGCCGCGCGGCGGCCCGATGCTGACCGGACATGCATCGCATCAGCTCGGCATCGAAGCCGACATCTGGCTGCGGCCGATGCCGGATCGCAGGCTGACGCCCGAAGAGATCGGCCGCATGATGTCGACCGATCTTCTGCGCGCCGACCGCAAGGATGTGGATCCGTCACGCTACACGCGCCAGCATTTCGAAATCCTGCGCGCGGCGGCCGAGGAGCCCGGGGTCGCGCGCGTGTTCGTCAACGCGGCCATCAAGAAAGCGCTGTGCCGCGACGCCGGCAGCGACCGCAAATGGCTGAACAAGGTGCGGCCGGTCCCCGGCCACACGTACCACTTCCACGTCCGGCTGGCGTGCCCGAAAGACCAGAAGGAATGCATCGAGCAGATCGCGCCGCCGCCCGGCGACGGATGCGGCAAGGAGCTCGACTACTGGTTCACCGACGCCATCCTCAAGGCGAAGCCCGGCAAATCGTCGAAGGCAATGTCGATGGCGGCGATGCCGAAAGCCTGCCGCGCGCTGGTCGCACCGCCGGAAATCCGGGACAGACACTGATTTCCGCAATTCGGGGACAGACACCGATTTCGGTAAAGCGGCGTCTGTCCCCGATTCATCGGATCAGCCGCGGCGCGCCATCTCCCACAGCGCGAGCGGGCGCATGCCGAACACCGACTTGCGCTCGTTCAGGTACGCGCAGTAGCAGTCTGCGCAGTCGTGGTGCTGCGCATTTTCGAGCGCGGGCCCGAGCCCGTCGCGCACGAGGTTCTTCGGCTGGAAGTTGGCGTCGTGCTGGTTGCACGGGTGCACGTCACCGTTGGGCTCGATGTGCACGTAGAACCGCCCCGCCATGCAGGTCGACTCGCCGCCCCCGGTATTCTGCGAGATGTCGCCGTAATCGTCCCAGTCGAGAACGTTCTCGTAGGTCGCAGCCGAAAACATCAGCCGGCGCCCTTCGCGTTTCAGCTCGCCGAGCCGGCGGTGCATCGCGCGGATCTGCTCGTCCGTCAGCGCGAAGTCCTTGACGGCGTCGTCGTAGTACTTGCGCCCCGAGACCGCGGGCTGCGAATGGAGCCCGATCCCTCGCGCTTCGCAGAAGTCGAGCATCGGCTCGATCTCGTCGAAGTTGTCGCGGGTGACGACCATATTGATGAACAGGTTGATGCCGCGGCTGCGCGCGATCTCGATCGCCTCGCAGACGCGTTCGTGGACGCCGGCGCCGCGGATCCGGTTGGTGTGGCCGGGCGTGGCCGAGTCCAGGCTGAACACGACTTCGTCCAGGTGATCGAACAGCTCGGGTTTTTCGACGAACTGCAGTCCGTTGGTGACCACGGCCGTGACGATCCCGGCCGCCTGCGACGCGGCGCACAGCGTCCGGAAATCCTGCCGCAGCGTCGGCTCTCCGCCCTGGTACTTGATGCGCATGGTGCCGTGCGCGCCGAAGCCTTCGATTGCGCGGACCCACTGCTCGGTCGTCATCAGCTCGATCTTGACGTCGGGGCACCGGCAGTACGCGCAGCGCAGATTGCATGCGTTGAGCAGCGAGGCCTGGACTTCGAACGGATGCAGCTTCCGGAATCGATGCGCCGCGTAGCGGGCGGCAAATCGCAGGTGTCGTTCGGAAAGCATCGTCTCAGTCTCCCTTGGCGAGCGGCGTTGAAGGTGTGCGGCCGAGAATGCGCGCAGCCGCAGTGCGCGGCACGAGCAGCAGTGAATACCATGTCAGCCCGGCCATCGTGCCGGCCGCCATCCCGAGCTGCCAGCGGCGATCCTCGCCGAGCGTCGTCGATGCGAACAATGCGAGGAACGCGGGCACGACGAAGCCCGCTGCGGCGGCGATGGGCCAGTGCCAGTGCGGCGTGGCAAGAAGCGCCAGCGCCAGCGCGGCCACGACTACTGCGAGCACCGGCATCACGAAGAAGTGATACAGGCGCAGTGCCTGCACCAGGTGCCAGCGCAGCGGCGCAGCCGCCGGCCGCGTGCGGCGCAGCTCGAGAAGATATCCGGTGCCGCGACGACGGCGGAACGTCATGAAGTCGCGCATCGTCTGCGGCACGCGCAGCTCGATCGCCAGCGCATGGCGGCAAAGGCGTACGTCACGGCCGCGCGCGCTGGCGAGCAGCCCGAAGCGGATGTCGTCGGCGGTGCAGTCGCCCGGCAGCGCGTCGACGGCGCTCGAGCGCAGTGCATAGCAGACGCCCGACACCTGCCCGTTGCCGAGTGCTTCGCCTTCGAGCCACCACAGCGAATTGAGCAGCCACCAGTGGATCCGTTCCTCGATGAGCCGCGTAGCAGGGCGCACCCGCGCTCCGACCACGTCGGTCGCGGGATGCTTCTGAAGCGTTTCGACGAGTGCGCGCAGACAGCCGGGGTCGAGCTCGGCATCGGCGTCGGTCACGACGACGATCTGCTGGGAAAGGCCGGAGAGCACGGCATTGAGCTGGTCGGCCCGGCCGCGCGCATCGCTCACACGAACGAGCGTGACGGGATCGCCGCTGTCGCGAGCGGCCTCGACCAGCGCGGCGGTGTCATCGCTCGAGCCGCCGTCGACGACGATGATCGCGAGCCGCTCGGCCGGATAGTCGGCGTTGCGAAGGTTGGCCAGCTTGCCGGCAATGAATCGCTGCTCGTTGCGGACCGGAATGACCACGGCGATCTCGGGGAGGGCGGCCCCTGCGTACGCTGCGGCCCCGGGTTCACTGGAAAGCGAAGCGCGATGCGAGTGCAGCGACCGCCGCCGCCCGGCGGTCGCGACGAGGAACGCCACATAGCCGAACACCGACGACCAGAGCACCGCGGCAGCGGCCAGAAAAGCAAAGCGCAGCATTTCGAATTCCCGTCGGCGGTCCTTACGCGTTCGGTTTCGCGCTGTCACGGGCTTTCGCATACCACCCGGGGCGATCGAGGCGATTCGTGATAGGTCTCGACGCCGCATCGCGGGGAGGATTCGCCGCGTCGCATCTGCACGAGGAACAGCCGACCGTGACGACTTCGCAAACGCCGTCGCAGACCGAAGCGGGAGCGCAAGGCAGGCGTATGCCGGCGGCGATCCTGCTCGGGCTCGCGGTCGTTGCAGCCATCGCCGTGCGGGCGCTGTATCTCGATGCAAAGCCGTTCTGGCGCGACGAGGCGTGGGTTGCGCTGCTCGCGGACCACCCCGCGCGGGCGATCCTCGAGGGGCGGCCCGTACCGTTCGGATTCCTGTGGCTGATACGGCTCACGCGGGCGATCGTTCCGGGACCGCCCGAGATCAGCTACCGGTTCGCACCGTTCGTCGTCGGCATTGCAATCGTTCCGCTGCTGGCACGCATGGCGTCGGTTTTCGGCGCGCGGCGCTGGGTGGCGGTGGCCGCGGCGTGGATCGCCGTCGGCCTCGTTCCGCTCGTGTACTATTCGCGCGAGCTCAAGCCGTACGACATCGACATGGCTCTGGCGATCCTGGTGCCGATGCTCGCGATCGTGAGCTACGACGGGCGGGCGCCAGGCGCCGGAGCGCGCATTGGACTGCTGGCGCTTCTGATCGCGGCGCCATGGATCACGTATGCCGGCATCTTTCCGGTTGCCGCGCTGCTGTCGTGGGGCTGGCTTGTGTGGGCACGGCGCGCGACGCCTTCCGGCCGGCGCGATCTGTTCCTCGGCAGTGCGGCGTTCGCCGTCTCATTCGTCGCGTCGTACGTGCTGACGATTGCTCCGCAGGCGTCGAACCCGCGACTGCAGATCTACTGGAGCTCGCGCATGATCGGCAGCGCGGAGGGTCCACTGTGGAGATCCGTCGCGACCGGCGCGTGGGACTACGTGCGGCTTTCGACCACGTATTTCTTCGACCGCCAGTGGCTGCCGATGTCGGTGCTCGCCGCGATCGGTGCGGTGACGTGGCCGCGCCGCCACCGCATGATGCTCGTCTGGATGTATGCGGGCTCGGCGGTGTTCTGCATCGCTGCAGCGGCGACCGATCGTTACCTGATCGCGCACGGCCGCCACCTCATGTTTGCGATGCCTCCGCTGATTCTGTGGTCGGCGCAGGGTTTGTGGACGCTCGCCCGGCCGTTCGGACGCCTGCGTCCGGTTCTCATGGTCGCCCTTCCCGTAGGACTGGCGACGTTTCTGTCGGTCGGGTCCGTCGCCAGGCGCGTCGGCCCTTATCGAACCAACATCACCGAGTTCTTCCGCTACGACACGCTTCAGGATGTCGACGACGCCATTTCCGCGGCGGCGCCGCTGATCGATGCTGCCGACCCGGTGATGGTTTCGCTGCGCGCGTCGTACGCGTTCCAGTTCTATCGCGATGGTCGTCTGCCGCAGGCGACCTACTGCGAGATCGCGTGCCCCGACTGGACCGATCGTGCCGCGCCGTGGCTCGACGCGATCGACGGCCGTGCGTGGCTGTTCCTGACCGACGAAGAGGGGAAGTGGATGGGACCTTTTCTGGCGGCGAACGGATTGTCGCACGACGAGCGCGTGTCGGTGCGCGGTGCGCGCGTCTGGGAGCTTCATCGAACGGGCGCGAAGCCCGATCGCAGCGGCGACGACGCGCCCGCTCGCAGCGGGCCGACGGATCCAGGCAGCGAGTCGCAGGATATGCAGTAGCCGCGGCGCGAACCGGGTGGCTACGCATGCGGCCGGTCCGTGTTAAGGTCCGGCGATGCCCGCGCTCCGCCAGACTGCTGCTTCCGGGTTTGCGGCACTTTCTGTCGACGAGCTGACGATCGATGACGAAGCTTCGTTTCGCCATGTCGCGCTCTACGCGGAGCTGAAGCAGGTGCTGCGCGCGGCGACGTACCGTTTTCGCGTGCTGCCATCTGCGCCCGGCGGACAATGGGAGCGCGCGCTTCTGCTCAATCTCGTCTTCTGGCAGGCCGATGCCGGAGGCGACGTGCTCGCCGACCGTCACCTGCCGGCGGACGTCGTCGCGCATGCCGCATGGCATCACCTCGCCAGCCGCGCGGTGTCCGGCAACGACGCACCAGCGAGCGCAGGCGCAATGCTTCTTGGTGAGGCGATCGCCAGCGCATTCGATCTCTATCTGATCGGACGCCTGCTCGGACAGGCGCCGCAGTCGTCGTTCCTGCAGACCCAGGTCCCGGCGATGGCGGAGGCAGCCATGGCCGCAGGACTTCCGGACACGGAGTTCGAACGGCTTCTTGCCAGTGTTGCCTGCGAGCCCGAGCTCGCGTTCTCCGATCTTCGCGAGCTGCTGTCGGATGTCACGTCGGCGCTGTTCGCCTGCGACTCGGCGGAAGCCGCGCTCGGCGCGCTGGCACGTTTCGAGACGCACCGCTTTGCATCGCTGCTGCACCACTACGAGCTTTCCAACTGGATCCTGCATGCGCGTGCCCACGGACATCCGTCGGCGCTCGCCGACGCGCGTGTCGAGGCCGTCGATTTCGCGATGCGCTCGGCGCCGGTTGCGCTGGACTGGCTGGTTGCGCAGTGGGTGCTGCCAGCGCAGCAGTGCGCGCAGCCCTCTGCGCACTGATCACAGCGGAGGAGGGAATCCCTTATGATCAAGCTCGTGTACGTGATTCGCCGACGTGCCGACCTGACGCCGCAAGCATTCCGCACGCGCTGGCTCGCGCACGGCCCGCTGGTAAGCGAGGTGGCCGCGGCCATTCGCGCTCGCCGTTACATCCAGAGCCACACCATCGATACCCCGCTCAACGCCGTGCTGGCGGATTCGCGCGGCATGGCCGAAGGCTACGACGGCATCACCGAAGTCTGGTGGGACAGTATGGAAGAGCTGGTCGCGGGCATGGGCTCCGCGGAATCGCTCGATGCCCGGAGGCGGCTTCTCGACGACGAACGCGAGTTCATCGATCTTGCACGCTCGTTCGTCTTCCTGACCGAGGAACATCCGATCTTCGACCACGCCTGACCGCGGCGTCAACTGCGGCGCGCACGTGCCGGCTATTTGCCCGGCCCGACCGGGACTTTCTCGGCAAGGCTGTTGATCACGTCGTCCGACGCCTTTCCGCCCTTGCAGCTCGGGTGGCCGAATCCGCTCACGCTCGTTCCGTCGCGGATGTCGAGAATCATGTTGTCGGTGACGTTCTTCGCAACGCCGACCGGGACCGCGTCGAGGTTGAGCGCATGGCGGACCTTCCATGCGACCACGTGATCCGCGCACGAAGTGTCGCCGCTTACGCCAAGCCCGCCGACGATCTTGCCGCCCGAATCATAGAGCGCGAGTCCGCCGCCAAAGACGACGATGCCGCCGATGGGCTTGCCGATCATCGGATCGTCGGCCTGCCCGAATTTTTCCGGGCTTCCGCCGTAAGCGGCGTCCGGGTTCGGCGGCGCGCTCGCCGTCAACCCGAAAAGGCTCTGTCCCGGCTGCGATGCGAAGTAGAGGTTGGCGGTCGACAGCGCGAAGTTCGGTGCGCTCAGTGCGTTTGCCGTGCTGGCTTTCTCTGCGGCGATCACGCGGCTGCCGGGCCATTCCGCCGAGCGATCGGGACCGCTGAATACCACGGCGCAGACGATGCCGTCGCGATTGACGACGGCGGCCCACGACGGATTGCCCATGCCCGTGTTGGCATCGCTGCCCTCGCCGGTGATCGTTTGAAGTACGCCGCGCAGATCATCGTGCGACGGCAGCCCATCGCAGGTTGCGGCGGGCTGCGCGAGCGCACGCGTCGCGCCGAGCAGGAAGACGGCCAGAAAAAGCGTTCGCATCGGGTTGCCTCGCGATCATTCAAACTCCATCCACGATGCTGTTCCACGGTGGCCGGCGAGAATTTTCCGCAGTGGAGCGGCTCACGGGACGCGTTCGAGTGGCGAGAAGCGATTGCGCGGTGCCCATCTGCGGGTAGGAAACTTGTCGCGGAGAGCGCGGCTGCGCGCGCTGCCGTATCGTTATAGACGGGAACGACTGTGGCCGCGGACGATACCGAAGACGACGAAACCGAAGACACTGTAGTGGTCGCGATCGAAGACTCGATCGATCTTCATACGTTTCGTCCGCGCGAGATTCCGGCCGTCGTCGAGAGCTATCTCGAAGCAGCACGTGAGGCAGGATTTCGAGAAGTGCGGCTCATCCATGGGCGCGGCACGGGATTCCAGCGTGACCGCGTACGCACGGTGCTCACCGGGCACCCCGATGTGGAGTCGTTTTACGATGCACCGCCCGAGCGTGGAGGCTGGGGCGCGACGGTCGTGCTTCTTCGTCCGCCAGCGTGAGTCCGGGGTGGCCCGATTCGCGACGCCGGGGGGTCTGATAGGCTTGCCGCCAATGCGTATCTGGGTCGATGCGGACGCCTGTCCGGCCGTTGTCCGCGAAATTCTTTTTCGCGCGAGCGCGCGACTTCGCTGCACGATGACGCTGGTTGCCAACCGCACGCTTCGAACTCCCGATTCGTGCGACTGGATCACGTCGGTGCGCGTCGCCGATGGTTTCAATGTGGCCGACCGTTACATCGTCGATTCGCTCGAAGCCGGAGATCTCGTGATTACCGCGGACATTCCGCTTGCCGCGGAAGTCGTCGACGCCGGCGCGTATGCGCTCAATCCGCGCGGCGAGCTCTACACGCACGACAACGTCCGGCAGGCGCTTGCGGCGCGCGACCTGCTCGTGACGCTCCAGGGCGACGGGCTCGTGACAGGCGGGCCGGCGCCGCTCAATCATGCCGATCGCCAGCGGTTCGCGAACGCGCTGGATCGTTTTCTTTCGCAGCATGCGAGACAGTGAATCGTGGCCGGCGAGGACATCACGCTGCCGCCGACGGAATCCGCGGACGTACGCCCGGACTCCGGCGACGCGCAGCCGACGCCCGCGGACAGCAAGCCGCGCCGGAAACGGCGATGGATCTGGATCGTGCTCGTCGTCGACATCGCGCTGCTGGTCGGGCTTCGCGCGCTGCTGCCGACGATCGTCGAGCGCGGCGCGGCCTACGGTTCGCGCTACTGGCTCGGGCTTCCGGCACGCATCGACAACGTGGATTTCGATCTCGTCGACGGCGTCGTCGTTCTCGAGGGCGTGAGCGTAGGGCGCGAGCCCGACAACGTATTGCCCGAGGACGCGGCATTCGAGCCGCCTGCGATCGATCGATCGACCGCGCTGCTGCACTTCGATCGCATCTCTGCGCGGCTTTCGTGGAAAGACCTTCGTGACCACGCGCTTCGGCTGGTCGATCTCACGCTCGAAGCGCCGCTGGTGCGCGTCGAGCGTGAAGCCGACGGCGCCATTGATCCGCTGAGACACGCCAGGCCGCTTGCGCCCGCATCACCCGCCGAGCCCGAGACCGGTGAACCTTCACGGCCTTGGCCTGTATCGGTCGATCGCTTCGCGCTGCGCGCACCGAACGTCGTGATCGTGGATCCGCCGACCGGCGGTAATCTTCTCGAGTTCTCGCTCGAGAGCTTCGGGCTCGATCACGTGGCGGTGAACGGCAGCAGCTTCGCGCTCGGCGGCATCGACGTCGAGGGGCCGGTGCTGCGCGTGCGTCGCGACCTCGTTCTTTCCGGTTCTTCGGCAAAGCCTGGAACGACGGCCGCGCCGTCGCCGCCGGCTGCCGGTGCGCCGGCCGCTCCGGCGCCGGCATCATCGCCCGCTGCTGCGCCTGCATCGCCGCCCGTTGCTGCACCTGCATCGCCACCGGCCGCGACACCGCCACCGGCACCGGCCGCGACGCCACAGCCTGCCGCTTCCGCAGCTGCGCCGCCCGCGACTTCCGCGCCGTCGCGCGCCGGCTACCGCATCGAGAAGATCGACATCGCGCGCGCGACGTTCACGTGGGTAACCGATCACGGTCCCCTCGACGTCGCTCTTGCACTGAAAGCCAGCGACATCACGGCCGACGAGGGCAAGACGTTTCCCGTCGATCTGAAGCTCGACATCAACAAAGGGCACGTGAGCGTTGCAGGCGACGTCGGAATCCTGCCGCCGACCTACAAGGGCAAGCTGGCCTGGAACGGCCTGCCGTTTCCGCCGCTGCTTCTCGCATCACTGCCGGATCTCGCCGCATGGCTGCGATCGGCCGATTCGACCGCTGCGCTCGAGATCGATGCGGACATCGCCGGATCCCACGGGCCTCCGTCGATCCGCATGGCGGGCCATGCGACCGTCGCGACGCTCGCGATTGCCGACCCCGGCGACAAGGAAGTCGCCGTCGGATTCAAGGAGCTCGAGGTCGCGATGAAGGACGTGCTGGTTCCGCTTCCGGAGGCGGGAAAACCGATGCGCACGACTGTCGTCCAGCTCGATCTCGTCAAGCTCACGCAGCCGACGATCCGTTACACGCATCCTTCGCCGTCGCTCTACGCGCTGCTGGGAATTGCGCCGCCGCAGCCCGCGACCGCTGCACCACAGCCCGCGACCGTGGCAGCAGCGAAGGATGGCAAAGCCGCGGCAACGAAGGACCAGTCTTCTGCGACGAAGCAGACGAGCGTCGCAGCGCCAGCTGCAAAAGTCGCCACAGCGCCACCGGCAAAAGCCGTCGCGTCGAAACCAGTCGCTGCTTCGGCAAAAGCCGCCGCCGCGAAACCGGCGGCGCCGACCACGATCGCAACCGATGCCCCGCCACCGCCGTCGTCGCCCGTCGACGTTTCGATCGCATCGCTCGAGCTCGTCGCCGGAGACCTCGCAGTCACCGACACCACGGTCGCGCCGCCGGTGGTCTCCACGGTCAAGGACCTGTTCGTCACCGCGCGCGACGTCCACATTCCGGATCCGTCCGCGCACGACATCAGCATCCGTGCGATCCTTCCGAAAGTTTCGGAGCTGACGATCAAAGGCGACCTGAAGCCCGGCAACGTCGGCGACTTCACGGTGTCGCTGCAGAAGCTCGACCTTCCGGTCTTCAGCCCGTACGCGATGATGGGCGGCGCATCGCTCGATGCAGGTCAGGCCACGGTCAAGACCAGCGTCAAGCTGCGCGGAAAGATGACGCAGATAGACAGCGAGCTGGTGCTGAGGAAGCTCGGCGTGTCGCTGCGCGACCCGTCGACGTTCGACCGCAGCTTCGGGATGTCGATCGATCTGGTGCTCGCGCTGCTGCGCGATCCGGCCGGCGACATCCGGCTGCGCATTCCCGTCAAGATGGACGAGAAAGGCACCGAGGTGGATACGGGCGCGATCATCGCCAGCGCGGTGCGCGACGCGATTCTGGGAGCGCTCACGT
It encodes:
- a CDS encoding heme-binding protein, whose amino-acid sequence is MRTLFLAVFLLGATRALAQPAATCDGLPSHDDLRGVLQTITGEGSDANTGMGNPSWAAVVNRDGIVCAVVFSGPDRSAEWPGSRVIAAEKASTANALSAPNFALSTANLYFASQPGQSLFGLTASAPPNPDAAYGGSPEKFGQADDPMIGKPIGGIVVFGGGLALYDSGGKIVGGLGVSGDTSCADHVVAWKVRHALNLDAVPVGVAKNVTDNMILDIRDGTSVSGFGHPSCKGGKASDDVINSLAEKVPVGPGK
- a CDS encoding EthD domain-containing protein; this encodes MIKLVYVIRRRADLTPQAFRTRWLAHGPLVSEVAAAIRARRYIQSHTIDTPLNAVLADSRGMAEGYDGITEVWWDSMEELVAGMGSAESLDARRRLLDDEREFIDLARSFVFLTEEHPIFDHA
- the mepA gene encoding penicillin-insensitive murein endopeptidase — its product is MQDAELRKAVLASLPKDAARRQFGAITLAAPGKAEVIGEYWKGCYAGGQQLPPFGDHWQVMRLYRNRNWGTPMLIDFLEKFSAKAAAATGWPGILIGDMSQPRGGPMLTGHASHQLGIEADIWLRPMPDRRLTPEEIGRMMSTDLLRADRKDVDPSRYTRQHFEILRAAAEEPGVARVFVNAAIKKALCRDAGSDRKWLNKVRPVPGHTYHFHVRLACPKDQKECIEQIAPPPGDGCGKELDYWFTDAILKAKPGKSSKAMSMAAMPKACRALVAPPEIRDRH
- a CDS encoding YaiI/YqxD family protein, coding for MRIWVDADACPAVVREILFRASARLRCTMTLVANRTLRTPDSCDWITSVRVADGFNVADRYIVDSLEAGDLVITADIPLAAEVVDAGAYALNPRGELYTHDNVRQALAARDLLVTLQGDGLVTGGPAPLNHADRQRFANALDRFLSQHARQ
- a CDS encoding arylesterase, translated to MLHRRIAAFVFAATIAVPIARATAPAEATAGAGSPRIVCLGDSLTEGYSLSPEQAWPALLEQSLRKRGWPDVQVINAGVSGSTSASAVSRLTWQLRTKPDVLVLALGANDGLRGIDPAETKKNLGAAIDLAKSNGITVLLAGMKMPPNYGNAFTASYEATFQSLASEKNVKLLPFLLEGVAGDAALNLSDGLHPNAAGYVIVAKLVEQHLVPVLESLKPADAGK
- a CDS encoding glycosyltransferase, encoding MLRFAFLAAAAVLWSSVFGYVAFLVATAGRRRSLHSHRASLSSEPGAAAYAGAALPEIAVVIPVRNEQRFIAGKLANLRNADYPAERLAIIVVDGGSSDDTAALVEAARDSGDPVTLVRVSDARGRADQLNAVLSGLSQQIVVVTDADAELDPGCLRALVETLQKHPATDVVGARVRPATRLIEERIHWWLLNSLWWLEGEALGNGQVSGVCYALRSSAVDALPGDCTADDIRFGLLASARGRDVRLCRHALAIELRVPQTMRDFMTFRRRRGTGYLLELRRTRPAAAPLRWHLVQALRLYHFFVMPVLAVVVAALALALLATPHWHWPIAAAAGFVVPAFLALFASTTLGEDRRWQLGMAAGTMAGLTWYSLLLVPRTAAARILGRTPSTPLAKGD
- a CDS encoding Smr/MutS family protein codes for the protein MAADDTEDDETEDTVVVAIEDSIDLHTFRPREIPAVVESYLEAAREAGFREVRLIHGRGTGFQRDRVRTVLTGHPDVESFYDAPPERGGWGATVVLLRPPA
- a CDS encoding radical SAM protein, producing the protein MLSERHLRFAARYAAHRFRKLHPFEVQASLLNACNLRCAYCRCPDVKIELMTTEQWVRAIEGFGAHGTMRIKYQGGEPTLRQDFRTLCAASQAAGIVTAVVTNGLQFVEKPELFDHLDEVVFSLDSATPGHTNRIRGAGVHERVCEAIEIARSRGINLFINMVVTRDNFDEIEPMLDFCEARGIGLHSQPAVSGRKYYDDAVKDFALTDEQIRAMHRRLGELKREGRRLMFSAATYENVLDWDDYGDISQNTGGGESTCMAGRFYVHIEPNGDVHPCNQHDANFQPKNLVRDGLGPALENAQHHDCADCYCAYLNERKSVFGMRPLALWEMARRG
- a CDS encoding DUF748 domain-containing protein, which codes for MAGEDITLPPTESADVRPDSGDAQPTPADSKPRRKRRWIWIVLVVDIALLVGLRALLPTIVERGAAYGSRYWLGLPARIDNVDFDLVDGVVVLEGVSVGREPDNVLPEDAAFEPPAIDRSTALLHFDRISARLSWKDLRDHALRLVDLTLEAPLVRVEREADGAIDPLRHARPLAPASPAEPETGEPSRPWPVSVDRFALRAPNVVIVDPPTGGNLLEFSLESFGLDHVAVNGSSFALGGIDVEGPVLRVRRDLVLSGSSAKPGTTAAPSPPAAGAPAAPAPASSPAAAPASPPVAAPASPPAATPPPAPAATPQPAASAAAPPATSAPSRAGYRIEKIDIARATFTWVTDHGPLDVALALKASDITADEGKTFPVDLKLDINKGHVSVAGDVGILPPTYKGKLAWNGLPFPPLLLASLPDLAAWLRSADSTAALEIDADIAGSHGPPSIRMAGHATVATLAIADPGDKEVAVGFKELEVAMKDVLVPLPEAGKPMRTTVVQLDLVKLTQPTIRYTHPSPSLYALLGIAPPQPATAAPQPATVAAAKDGKAAATKDQSSATKQTSVAAPAAKVATAPPAKAVASKPVAASAKAAAAKPAAPTTIATDAPPPPSSPVDVSIASLELVAGDLAVTDTTVAPPVVSTVKDLFVTARDVHIPDPSAHDISIRAILPKVSELTIKGDLKPGNVGDFTVSLQKLDLPVFSPYAMMGGASLDAGQATVKTSVKLRGKMTQIDSELVLRKLGVSLRDPSTFDRSFGMSIDLVLALLRDPAGDIRLRIPVKMDEKGTEVDTGAIIASAVRDAILGALTSPLKLLGGAFGAGGGSHDAGNAAGGAVGIAPLRFDAGSAEPAADAASRVDGLAKLLADRPVVKLVLRGRTSPEDRPFVAEQLLIERIKAGKGLPDVEGSGFLARRRISQALVAADKSGAARKGPPAGMSPEDKARYDKTIAAVEIPNDRLVALASARAASIRALLVAKKIDPSRVAVGEREADGEAGVVVSLAAR